The following are from one region of the Cynocephalus volans isolate mCynVol1 chromosome 17, mCynVol1.pri, whole genome shotgun sequence genome:
- the TGFBR1 gene encoding TGF-beta receptor type-1 isoform X3, which produces MQAAAAAPRPRLLLVLAAAAATLFPGATGLPLLVQRTIARTIVLQESIGKGRFGEVWRGKWRGEEVAVKIFSSREERSWFREAEIYQTVMLRHENILGFIAADNKDNGTWTQLWLVSDYHEHGSLFDYLNRYTVTVEGMIKLALSTASGLAHLHMEIVGTQGKPAIAHRDLKSKNILVKKNGTCCIADLGLAVRHDSATDTIDIAPNHRVGTKRYMAPEVLDDSINMKHFESFKRADIYAMGLVFWEIARRCSIGGIHEDYQLPYYDLVPSDPSVEEMRKVVCEQKLRPNIPNRWQSCEALRVMAKIMRECWYANGAARLTALRIKKTLSQLSQQEGIKM; this is translated from the exons gtTTACCATTGCTTGTTCAGAGAACAATTGCAAGAACTATTGTGTTACAAGAAAGCATTGGCAAAGGTCGGTTTGGAGAAGTTTGGCGAGGAAAGTGGAGGGGAGAAGAAGTTGCTGTTAAGATATTCTCTTCTAGAGAAGAACGTTCATGGTTCCGTGAGGCAGAGATTTATCAAACCGTAATGTTACGACATGAAAACATCTTGGGATTTATAGCAGCAGACAATAAAG ACAATGGCACATGGACTCAGCTCTGGTTGGTGTCAGATTATCATGAGCATGGATCCCTTTTTGATTACTTGAACAGATACACAGTTACTGTGGAAGGAATGATAAAACTTGCTCTTTCCACAGCAAGCGGTCTTGCCCATCTTCACATGGAGATTGTTGGTACCCAAG GAAAACCAGCCATTGCTCATAGAGATTTGAAATCAAAGAATATCTTGGTAAAGAAGAATGGAACTTGCTGTATTGCAGACTTAGGACTGGCAGTAAGACATGATTCGGCCACAGATACAATTGATATTGCTCCAAACCACAGAGTGGGAACAAAAAG GTACATGGCCCCTGAAGTTCTAGATGATTCCATAAATATGAAACATTTTGAATCCTTCAAACGTGCTGACATCTATGCAATGGGCTTAGTATTCTGGGAAATCGCTCGACGATGTTCCATTGGTG GAATTCATGAAGATTACCAGCTGCCTTATTATGATCTTGTACCTTCTGATCCATCAgttgaagaaatgagaaaagttgTTTGTGAACAGAAGTTAAGGCCAAATATTCCAAACAGATGGCAGAGCTGTGAA GCCTTGAGAGTAATGGCTAAAATTATGAGAGAATGTTGGTATGCCAATGGAGCAGCTAGGCTTACGGCTTTGCGGATTAAGAAAACATTGTCACAACTCAGTCAACAGGAAGGCATCAAAATGTAA